A genomic window from Vitis riparia cultivar Riparia Gloire de Montpellier isolate 1030 chromosome 18, EGFV_Vit.rip_1.0, whole genome shotgun sequence includes:
- the LOC117907579 gene encoding laccase-15-like, producing MWLIMKVFLLQILVFQLFGGGIHCQASTSRHTFVVREASYTRLCSTKNILTVNGQFPGPTIYAMKGEMIIVDVYNRGKENVTIHWHGVNMPRYPWTDGPEYITQCPIQPGSKFSQKIILSSEEGTLWWHAHSDWTRATVHGAIIVYPKNGTKYPFHKPNAEVLIILGQWWKIDANAIRDEGLASGAIANHSNSLLINGQPGDLLPCSKLDTFKLTVDHGKIYLLRMINAALHEALFFSIAKHKITVVGTDGSYTKPLTLDYITIFPGQTFDVLLEANQRLDHYYMAAIAFSLASAGRNIYDNTTTTAIVQYRGYYTPSSPPFLPHLPAYNDTNASVQVMASLRSLEDAEHPCNVPLSTSTKLIYTVSMNSYPCVNNSCSGANGTRTAASINNISFHTPTVDILEAYYYNISGVYGDKFPSVPPLVFDFTADYLPLLYQLPSTGTEVRVLEYNSTVEIVFQGTNVAGGSIHSMHLHGHSFYVVGWGFGNFDENRDPLHYNLVDPPHQNTIYVPRNRWVAIRFEASNPGVWFMHCHIEEHSTWGMSTAFIVKNGKHPKAQMLPPPSDMPPC from the exons ATGTGGCTAATCATGAAGGTTTTCCTCTTACAAATTTTAGTGTTTCAACTTTTTGGTGGTGGCATCCATTGCCAAGCTTCAACCAGTCGACATACTTTTGTG GTGAGGGAAGCTTCATATACAAGGCTTTGTAGCACCAAGAACATCTTAACAGTAAATGGACAATTTCCGGGACCAACTATATATGCTATGAAAGGAGAAATGATCATTGTCGACGTTTATAacaggggaaaagaaaatgtcaCCATTCACTG GCATGGGGTGAACATGCCTAGATATCCATGGACAGATGGTCCCGAGTATATCACACAATGCCCAATTCAGCCAGGGTCAAAGTTTAGTCAAAAGATCATCCTTTCTTCTGAGGAAGGCACTTTATGGTGGCATGCTCATAGTGACTGGACTCGAGCCACCGTTCATGGAGCTATAATCGTCTATCCTAAGAATGGAACCAAGTATCCTTTTCACAAACCTAATGCAGAAGTTCTCATCATATTAG GACAATGGTGGAAGATTGATGCGAATGCGATTCGAGATGAAGGGCTTGCAAGTGGAGCTATCGCTAATCACTCTAATTCTTTATTGATAAATGGACAACCCGGTGATCTACTTCCATGCTCAAAATTAG ACACATTCAAGCTAACGGTGGATCATGGAAAGATCTATCTACTTCGCATGATCAATGCTGCCTTGCACGAGGCTCTCTTTTTCTCTATTGCCAAGCATAAAATAACAGTGGTTGGAACAGATGGTAGCTACACGAAACCATTGACACTAGATTATATCACAATATTTCCTGGCCAAACCTTTGATGTCTTACTAGAAGCTAACCAACGCCTGGATCACTATTACATGGCGGCTATAGCTTTTTCCCTTGCCTCGGCAGGTCGTAATATTTATGATAACACAACCACCACAGCTATTGTACAGTACAGGGGATACTACACTCCATCTTCACCTCCCTTCTTGCCTCATTTACCTGCATACAATGACACAAACGCATCGGTTCAAGTCATGGCCAGCCTCCGAAGCTTAGAAGATGCGGAACATCCTTGCAATGTCCCATTGAGCACGAGCACTAAACTGATTTACACTGTTTCTATGAACTCGTACCCATGCGTCAATAATTCATGTTCAGGGGCCAATGGGACACGGACCGCCGCAAGTATAAACAACATAAGCTTCCATACCCCTACAGTTGACATACTGGAAGCTTACTATTATAACATCAGTGGTGTATATGGAGATAAATTTCCTAGCGTTCCACCACTAGTGTTCGATTTTACAGCTGATTATCTTCCATTACTCTATCAGTTGCCGAGCACCGGAACAGAAGTAAGGGTGCTTGAGTATAACTCCACAGTGGAAATTGTTTTTCAAGGGACAAATGTGGCTGGAGGGTCAATCCACTccatgcatctccatggacacaGTTTCTATGTTGTTGGATGGGGATTTGggaattttgatgaaaatagggaTCCTTTGCACTACAATCTGGTAGATCCTCCCCATCAGAATACCATTTATGTTCCTAGGAATCGTTGGGTTGCAATCAGATTCGAGGCATCCAACCCTG GAGTGTGGTTCATGCACTGCCATATAGAAGAACATTCGACTTGGGGCATGTCAACTGCATTCATAGTGAAAAATGGTAAACACCCAAAAGCTCAAATGTTGCCTCCTCCATCCGACATGCCACCATGTTGA